A stretch of Anoplopoma fimbria isolate UVic2021 breed Golden Eagle Sablefish chromosome 4, Afim_UVic_2022, whole genome shotgun sequence DNA encodes these proteins:
- the LOC129090408 gene encoding homeobox protein CHOX-CAD-like, which produces MYPNSQSARHPAQTLSLNSQYFQPPYDFTSYHHVPGVGEPSTSAWNSVYAPREEYPYSWSSPNAGQVSFSSPELSVTTNAAGGAYNFISGQDALSTRRRPHEPIRPSFSGTKTRTKDKYRVVYTDQQRLELEKEFQYNRYITMKRKTELSMELSLSERQVKIWFQNRRAKERKINRKKLQHSQQASTTTPTPPALGGHADTHITTSPRDNILSDTISEEY; this is translated from the exons ATGTACCCCAACTCACAGTCAGCCAGACACCCGGCTCAGACTCTGTCACTGAACAGCCAGTACTTTCAGCCACCGTATGACTTCACCAGTTATCATCATGTCCCGGGAGTCGGTGAGCCGTCGACAAGCGCCTGGAACTCCGTCTACGCTCCCCGGGAGGAGTATCCGTACAGCTGGTCCAGCCCCAACGCCGGGCAGGTCAGCTTCTCCTCCCCGGAGCTGAGCGTCACAACTAACGCAGCGGGAGGAGCGTACAACTTCATCTCCGGACAGGACGCCCTCAGCACCAGGAGGAGACCACATGAACCCATCAGACCGTCCTTCTCAG GAACGAAGACACGCACTAAGGACAAGTACAGGGTGGTGTACACTGACCAGCAACGCCTagagctggagaaggagttTCAATACAACCGATATATCACCATGAAGAGGAAGACCGAGCTGTCAATGGAACTGAGCCTCTctgagagacag GTGAAGATCTGGTTTCAGAACAGACGTGccaaagagaggaaaataaaccgCAAGAAGCTGCAGCATTCTCAGCAGGCCTCCACAACTACACCCACCCCACCAGCGCTGGGTGGACACGCTGACACCCACATCACCACCAGCCCCAGAGACAACATTTTGTCTGACACTATATCAGAGGAATACTAG